One segment of Perognathus longimembris pacificus isolate PPM17 chromosome 26, ASM2315922v1, whole genome shotgun sequence DNA contains the following:
- the Ryk gene encoding tyrosine-protein kinase RYK isoform X1: protein MDMPQVNISVQGEVPRTLSVFRVELSCTGKVDSEVMILMQLNLTVNSSKNFTVLNFKRRKMCYKKLEEVKTSALDKNTSRTIYDPVHAAPTTSTRVFYISVGVCCAVIFLVAIILAVLHLHSMKRIELDDSISASSSSQGLSQPSTQTTQYLRADTPNNATPITSSSGYPTLRIEKNDLRSVTLLEAKAKVKDIAISRERITLKDVLQEGTFGRIFHGILVDEKDPSKEKQTFVKTVKDQASEIQVTMMLTESCKLRGLHHRNLLPITHVCIEEGEKPMVILPYMNWGNLKLFLRQCKLVEANNPQAISQQDLVHMAIQIACGMSYLARREVIHKDLAARNCVIDDTLQVKITDNALSRDLFPMDYHCLGDNENRPVRWMALESLVNNEFSSASDVWAFGVTLWELMTLGQTPYVDIDPFEMAAYLKDGYRIAQPINCPDELFAVMACCWALDPEERPKFQQLVQCLTEFHAALGAYV, encoded by the exons ATGGACATGCCCCAGGTCAACATTTCTGTTCAGGGGGAAGTTCCACGCACTTTATCAG tGTTTCGGGTCGAGCTTTCCTGTACTGGCAAAGTAGATTCTGAAGTTATGATACTAATGCAGCTCAACTTGACAGTAAATTCTTCAAAAAATTTTACAGTCCTAAATTTTAAACGAAGGAAAATGtgctacaaaa AACTTGAAGAAGTAAAAACTTCAGCATTGGACAAAAACACTAGCAGAACTATTT atgatcCTGTACATGCAGCTCCAACTACTTCTACACGTGTGTTTTACATTAGTGTAGGGGTGTGTTGTGCAGTAATATTTCTTGTAGCAATAATTCTAGCCGTTTTGCACCTTCATAGTATGAAAAGGATTGAACTGGATGACAG CATCAGTGCCAGCAGTAGTTCCCAAGGGCTTTCTCAGCCTTCCACCCAGACAACTCAGTATCTGAGAGCCGACACACCCAACAATGCAACTCCTATCACCA GCTCCTCAGGTTATCCTACCTTGCGGATAGAGAAGAACGACTTGAGAAGTGTCACTCTGTTGGAGGCCAAAGCCAAGGTGAAGGATATAGCAATATCTAGGGAGAGGATAACACTAAAAGATGTACTTCAAGAAG gtACCTTTGGTCGTATTTTCCATGGGATTTTAGTAGATGAAAAAGATccaagtaaagaaaaacaaacatttgtAAAAACAGTTaaag ATCAGGCTTCTGAAATTCAGGTGACAATGATGCTAACGGAGAGCTGTAAGCTGCGAGGTCTTCATCACAG aaatcttCTTCCTATTACTCACGTGTGtatagaagaaggagaaaagccCATGGTGATACTGCCTTACATGAATTGGGGGAATCTTAAATTGTTTTTACGGCAGTGCAAATTAGTAGAGGCCAATAATCCTCAG GCAATTTCTCAACAAGACCTGGTACACATGGCTATTCAGATTGCCTGTGGAATGAGTTACCTGGCAAGAAGGGAAGTTATCCACAAGGACCTGGCTGCTAGGAACTGTGT CATCGATGACACCCTTCAAGTTAAGATTACAGACAATGCCCTCTCCAGAGACTTGTTCCCTATGGACTATCACTGTCTTGGGGACAATGAAAACAGGCCAGTTCGATGGATGGCTCTTGAAAGTCTGGTTAATAATGAGTTCTCTAGTGCTAGCGATGTG tgggcGTTTGGGGTGACGCTGTGGGAGCTCATGACTCTGGGCCAGACCCCCTATGTGGACATTGACCCCTTTGAGATGGCCGCCTACCTGAAAGATGGTTACCGAATAGCCCAGCCCATCAACTGTCCTGATGAACT ATTTGCTGTGATGGCATGTTGCTGGGCCTTGGATCCAGAGGAGAGGCCCAAGTTTCAGCAGCTGGTCCAGTGTCTCACAGAGTTCCACGCCGCCCTGGGAGCCTATGTCTGA
- the Ryk gene encoding tyrosine-protein kinase RYK isoform X2 codes for MDMPQVNISVQGEVPRTLSVFRVELSCTGKVDSEVMILMQLNLTVNSSKNFTVLNFKRRKMCYKKLEEVKTSALDKNTSRTIYDPVHAAPTTSTRVFYISVGVCCAVIFLVAIILAVLHLHSMKRIELDDSISASSSSQGLSQPSTQTTQYLRADTPNNATPITSYPTLRIEKNDLRSVTLLEAKAKVKDIAISRERITLKDVLQEGTFGRIFHGILVDEKDPSKEKQTFVKTVKDQASEIQVTMMLTESCKLRGLHHRNLLPITHVCIEEGEKPMVILPYMNWGNLKLFLRQCKLVEANNPQAISQQDLVHMAIQIACGMSYLARREVIHKDLAARNCVIDDTLQVKITDNALSRDLFPMDYHCLGDNENRPVRWMALESLVNNEFSSASDVWAFGVTLWELMTLGQTPYVDIDPFEMAAYLKDGYRIAQPINCPDELFAVMACCWALDPEERPKFQQLVQCLTEFHAALGAYV; via the exons ATGGACATGCCCCAGGTCAACATTTCTGTTCAGGGGGAAGTTCCACGCACTTTATCAG tGTTTCGGGTCGAGCTTTCCTGTACTGGCAAAGTAGATTCTGAAGTTATGATACTAATGCAGCTCAACTTGACAGTAAATTCTTCAAAAAATTTTACAGTCCTAAATTTTAAACGAAGGAAAATGtgctacaaaa AACTTGAAGAAGTAAAAACTTCAGCATTGGACAAAAACACTAGCAGAACTATTT atgatcCTGTACATGCAGCTCCAACTACTTCTACACGTGTGTTTTACATTAGTGTAGGGGTGTGTTGTGCAGTAATATTTCTTGTAGCAATAATTCTAGCCGTTTTGCACCTTCATAGTATGAAAAGGATTGAACTGGATGACAG CATCAGTGCCAGCAGTAGTTCCCAAGGGCTTTCTCAGCCTTCCACCCAGACAACTCAGTATCTGAGAGCCGACACACCCAACAATGCAACTCCTATCACCA GTTATCCTACCTTGCGGATAGAGAAGAACGACTTGAGAAGTGTCACTCTGTTGGAGGCCAAAGCCAAGGTGAAGGATATAGCAATATCTAGGGAGAGGATAACACTAAAAGATGTACTTCAAGAAG gtACCTTTGGTCGTATTTTCCATGGGATTTTAGTAGATGAAAAAGATccaagtaaagaaaaacaaacatttgtAAAAACAGTTaaag ATCAGGCTTCTGAAATTCAGGTGACAATGATGCTAACGGAGAGCTGTAAGCTGCGAGGTCTTCATCACAG aaatcttCTTCCTATTACTCACGTGTGtatagaagaaggagaaaagccCATGGTGATACTGCCTTACATGAATTGGGGGAATCTTAAATTGTTTTTACGGCAGTGCAAATTAGTAGAGGCCAATAATCCTCAG GCAATTTCTCAACAAGACCTGGTACACATGGCTATTCAGATTGCCTGTGGAATGAGTTACCTGGCAAGAAGGGAAGTTATCCACAAGGACCTGGCTGCTAGGAACTGTGT CATCGATGACACCCTTCAAGTTAAGATTACAGACAATGCCCTCTCCAGAGACTTGTTCCCTATGGACTATCACTGTCTTGGGGACAATGAAAACAGGCCAGTTCGATGGATGGCTCTTGAAAGTCTGGTTAATAATGAGTTCTCTAGTGCTAGCGATGTG tgggcGTTTGGGGTGACGCTGTGGGAGCTCATGACTCTGGGCCAGACCCCCTATGTGGACATTGACCCCTTTGAGATGGCCGCCTACCTGAAAGATGGTTACCGAATAGCCCAGCCCATCAACTGTCCTGATGAACT ATTTGCTGTGATGGCATGTTGCTGGGCCTTGGATCCAGAGGAGAGGCCCAAGTTTCAGCAGCTGGTCCAGTGTCTCACAGAGTTCCACGCCGCCCTGGGAGCCTATGTCTGA